A single genomic interval of Oreochromis aureus strain Israel breed Guangdong linkage group 12, ZZ_aureus, whole genome shotgun sequence harbors:
- the LOC116334341 gene encoding C-X-C motif chemokine 10-like encodes MNSVTAFVACLLILGAQGQPGSKSNKCKCYSYIGRISPKLIKAEPVIHYPSIFCPHTEIIVTTKADMKKCVNPESPLGRHILKNHNKQGKKGAVSTTTAGQSTAAI; translated from the exons ATGAACTCAGTCACTGCCTTCGTTGCCTGCTTGCTTATCCTAGGTGCACAAG GACAACCAGGCAGCAAATCTAATAAATGCAAGTGTTACAGTTACATTGGCAGGATCAGCCCAAAGCTCATCAAGGCTGAGCCAGTGATACACTACCCAAGTATCTTCTGTCCACATACAGAGATCAT TGTCACCACAAAAGCAGATATGAAGAAGTGTGTGAATCCAGAGTCCCCACTTGGACGACACATTctaaaaaatcacaacaa GCAAGGGAAGAAAGGAGCTGTAAGCACCACGACTGCTGGTCAGAGTACTGCTGCAATCTAA